From Micromonospora echinospora, one genomic window encodes:
- a CDS encoding transporter substrate-binding domain-containing protein, whose protein sequence is MNTPSRQQLRAIATALAVTLTLSLAAVAGCDSRQEPEFPSVQEKLRETQVHGQPKLRIGVAILDPLLDEEKNAFVNFEAEIARYVAASLGYEGDRRIDLVPLATEDRIPALQSGEVDLVVSSFSMTKERESQVLFAGPYFVTTQEVLIPIRLKDRVRTIEDLRDPKLRVCASGGSTSEAELEEHGIRPRVVKNVSDCVRGIREGRYDLVSSDEAILAGFRSQFPTEFQIVDMPFGTSERIGVGVPIGDPALRDLVAYFLDKSYQQGRRDGSSPWLTAYHKTLGPWLKADLPQPQPLNVPDLVDFDDKAPTR, encoded by the coding sequence ATGAACACGCCGTCCCGACAGCAACTCCGGGCGATCGCCACCGCGCTGGCGGTCACCCTGACCCTCTCCCTCGCGGCGGTCGCCGGCTGCGACAGCCGACAGGAGCCCGAGTTCCCCTCCGTGCAGGAGAAACTGCGCGAGACGCAGGTCCACGGCCAGCCCAAGCTGCGGATCGGCGTGGCGATCCTGGATCCGCTGCTGGACGAGGAGAAGAACGCCTTCGTCAACTTCGAGGCCGAGATCGCCCGGTACGTCGCCGCGTCGCTCGGCTACGAGGGGGACCGGCGGATCGACCTGGTGCCGCTGGCCACCGAGGATCGCATCCCCGCCCTCCAGAGCGGCGAGGTCGACCTGGTGGTCAGCAGCTTCTCGATGACCAAGGAGCGGGAGAGTCAGGTCCTCTTCGCCGGTCCGTACTTCGTGACCACCCAGGAGGTCCTGATCCCGATCCGGCTGAAGGACCGGGTCCGGACCATCGAGGACCTGCGTGACCCCAAGCTGCGGGTCTGCGCCAGCGGCGGATCGACCAGCGAGGCGGAGCTGGAGGAGCACGGCATCCGGCCCCGGGTGGTCAAGAACGTCAGCGACTGCGTCCGGGGCATCCGCGAGGGCCGGTACGACCTGGTCAGCTCCGACGAGGCCATCCTGGCCGGGTTCCGCTCCCAGTTCCCGACCGAGTTCCAGATCGTCGACATGCCCTTCGGCACCAGCGAGCGGATCGGCGTGGGGGTGCCGATCGGTGACCCGGCGCTGCGCGACCTGGTCGCGTACTTCCTGGACAAGAGCTACCAGCAGGGACGCCGGGACGGCAGCAGCCCCTGGTTGACGGCGTACCACAAGACGCTCGGCCCGTGGCTGAAGGCGGACCTGCCCCAGCCGCAGCCGTTGAACGTGCCGGACCTGGTGGACTTCGACGACAAGGCACCGACGCGATGA
- a CDS encoding serine/threonine-protein kinase — translation MTATPPGALPKPIVPGLTDLQVFARGGYATVYRAVQISVGREVAVKVENRTLDSERDQARFLREARAAGRMSSHPHVVDLFDVGVTIDQHPYLIMELCDGSYAERMRTSPLGPVEARDLGVKIADALAHSHAAGVLHRDVKPANILHSHFNSAVLADFGLAVLAEVRDPTVTMEVLTPAYAPPEMFNHSPPSPAVDVYALCATLYAVMHGRPPRWQSERNPSLVTVLDMFNRPIPGLPGVPEELVEVLRLGMSNDPGARPSAVELRGLLAGLPLGPTDSPHHQGTSFVGPWRPPGPAERTGDDPVRGHTGQPAPRAPQEQDHPTVPAPVRRRRRWFLGGAGVLALVASAGAGAWVADNTRTPDPLPTANTAVVGTLPGCVDGTTELPAGVRCSDELQCFGPVRVRGARAQAVRVRCDRRHTWESYAEGDLPAELVGADHDTVKTADSVRQVCNPTTFRLTSGLTHEDGWNLEVLPPDDTDPDQTYRCLAGRGVDGLATPTLSLR, via the coding sequence GTGACCGCCACCCCGCCCGGCGCCCTGCCGAAGCCAATCGTGCCCGGTCTGACGGATTTGCAGGTATTTGCCCGGGGTGGCTACGCCACGGTCTACCGGGCCGTCCAGATCTCCGTCGGGCGTGAGGTCGCGGTCAAGGTGGAGAACCGCACCCTGGACAGCGAACGGGACCAGGCCCGATTCCTGCGCGAGGCGCGGGCCGCCGGTCGCATGTCGTCCCACCCGCACGTGGTGGACCTCTTCGACGTCGGCGTCACCATCGACCAGCACCCGTACCTCATCATGGAACTCTGCGACGGGTCGTACGCCGAGCGGATGCGGACCTCGCCGCTCGGCCCGGTCGAGGCGCGCGACCTCGGCGTCAAGATCGCCGACGCGCTGGCGCACTCGCACGCGGCCGGCGTGCTGCACCGCGACGTGAAGCCGGCCAACATCCTCCACTCGCACTTCAACTCCGCGGTGCTGGCCGACTTCGGGCTGGCGGTGCTGGCCGAGGTGCGGGACCCGACGGTCACCATGGAGGTGCTCACCCCGGCGTACGCGCCGCCGGAGATGTTCAACCACAGCCCACCCTCGCCGGCCGTCGACGTCTACGCCCTCTGCGCGACCCTGTACGCGGTGATGCACGGCCGGCCCCCGCGCTGGCAGTCGGAGCGCAATCCGAGCCTGGTCACCGTACTGGACATGTTCAACCGTCCGATCCCCGGACTGCCCGGCGTGCCGGAGGAACTGGTCGAGGTGCTCCGGCTCGGCATGTCGAACGATCCGGGCGCCCGGCCCTCCGCGGTCGAACTGCGCGGCCTGCTGGCCGGACTGCCACTCGGCCCGACGGACTCCCCGCACCACCAAGGGACGTCCTTCGTCGGGCCCTGGCGGCCCCCCGGCCCGGCCGAACGCACCGGCGACGATCCGGTACGCGGGCACACCGGTCAGCCCGCTCCGCGCGCTCCCCAGGAACAGGACCACCCGACCGTGCCGGCTCCGGTGCGTCGCCGGCGGCGCTGGTTCCTCGGTGGGGCCGGCGTGCTCGCCCTGGTCGCCTCGGCGGGCGCCGGGGCCTGGGTGGCGGACAACACCCGGACCCCGGACCCGTTGCCCACCGCCAACACCGCCGTCGTGGGGACGCTGCCCGGCTGCGTGGACGGTACGACCGAGTTGCCCGCAGGGGTGCGCTGCTCCGACGAGTTGCAGTGCTTCGGCCCGGTCCGGGTCCGGGGCGCCCGGGCCCAGGCCGTCCGGGTCCGCTGCGACCGGCGGCACACCTGGGAGAGCTACGCCGAGGGCGATCTCCCCGCCGAACTGGTCGGGGCCGACCACGACACGGTCAAGACGGCCGACTCGGTCCGGCAGGTCTGCAACCCCACGACGTTCCGGCTCACCAGCGGCCTGACCCACGAGGACGGGTGGAATCTGGAGGTGCTGCCGCCGGACGACACCGACCCCGACCAGACGTACCGCTGTCTGGCCGGCCGTGGGGTCGACGGCCTGGCGACGCCGACTCTCAGCCTGCGCTGA
- a CDS encoding acyl-CoA dehydrogenase family protein produces MNFDLTDEQEQLRDAVRALGRRYGHRYFVTKAKAGEHTSELWDEAGRLGYLGVNIPTEYGGGGGGITELAIVCEELAAAGCPLLLLVVSPAIAATVIARHGTDGQRARFLPGLADGSLKVVFAITEPEAGSNFHRLGTVARRDGDDWLLSGRKCYISGVDEAGYVLVVARTEDAASGKLKPALFVVPTDAAGLTWSKLDMEIVSPENQFLLYLDDVRVPADALVGGSLDAGLPALFAGLNPERITVAAMGAGTGRYAVERASEYTATRAVWGGRSIGSHQGVSHPLAHAAIQVELARLMIYKAAALYDAGRDLEAGISANMAKYAAGEAAALAVDTAVQVHGGAGMTTEYGVATLLGAVRAGRIAPVSREMILNFVAQHVLGQDRSY; encoded by the coding sequence ATGAACTTCGACCTGACCGACGAGCAGGAGCAGCTCCGCGACGCCGTCCGGGCGCTGGGCCGGCGGTACGGCCACCGGTACTTCGTGACGAAGGCGAAGGCCGGCGAGCACACCTCCGAACTGTGGGACGAGGCCGGCCGGCTCGGCTACCTGGGGGTCAACATCCCCACCGAGTACGGCGGCGGGGGCGGCGGCATCACCGAGCTGGCGATCGTCTGCGAGGAGCTGGCCGCCGCCGGCTGCCCGTTGCTGCTGCTGGTGGTCTCGCCCGCCATCGCCGCCACGGTGATCGCCCGGCACGGCACCGACGGGCAGCGTGCACGTTTCCTGCCCGGACTGGCCGACGGTTCGCTGAAGGTGGTGTTCGCGATAACCGAGCCGGAGGCCGGGTCGAACTTCCACCGGCTCGGTACGGTGGCCCGGCGGGACGGCGACGACTGGCTGCTCTCCGGGCGCAAGTGCTACATCTCGGGCGTCGACGAGGCGGGCTACGTGCTGGTGGTGGCCCGGACGGAGGATGCCGCCTCCGGGAAGCTCAAGCCGGCGCTCTTCGTCGTGCCGACGGACGCGGCCGGGCTGACCTGGTCGAAGCTGGACATGGAGATCGTCTCCCCGGAGAACCAGTTCCTGCTCTACCTCGACGACGTGCGGGTGCCCGCCGACGCGCTGGTCGGCGGGTCGCTCGACGCCGGCCTGCCGGCGCTCTTCGCCGGCCTGAACCCGGAGCGGATCACGGTCGCCGCGATGGGGGCCGGCACCGGCCGGTACGCGGTCGAGCGCGCCTCGGAGTACACCGCCACCCGCGCGGTCTGGGGTGGCCGGAGCATCGGCTCGCACCAGGGGGTGTCCCACCCGCTCGCGCACGCGGCGATCCAGGTGGAACTGGCCCGACTGATGATCTACAAGGCCGCCGCCCTCTACGACGCCGGACGGGACCTGGAGGCCGGGATCTCCGCGAACATGGCCAAGTACGCGGCCGGGGAGGCCGCCGCGCTCGCCGTGGACACCGCCGTCCAGGTGCACGGCGGGGCAGGCATGACCACCGAGTACGGCGTCGCCACCCTGCTCGGGGCGGTTCGCGCCGGTCGGATCGCCCCGGTCAGCCGGGAGATGATCCTCAACTTCGTCGCGCAGCACGTGCTCGGTCAGGACCGGTCGTACTGA
- a CDS encoding biotin carboxylase N-terminal domain-containing protein produces the protein MITRLLVANRGEIARRVFATCRALGVETVAVHSDADADAPFVAEADHVVRLAGNTPAETYLRIDLILDAARRSGADAVHPGYGFLAENAGFATAVTDAGLTWVGPPAAAIAAMGDKMAAKELLARAGVPVLPTWTDPDAVTDFPVLVKASAGGGGRGMRVVRDAADLAGALASARRESAAAFGDGTVFVERYVERGRHVEVQIFGDRHGTVAAQGVRECSIQRRHQKLVEEAPGVLAPDLRERLHEAAVAAGRAVGYVGAGTVEFLLAPTGEFFFLEMNTRLQVEHPVTELTTGLDLVRLQLLVAEGEPLPFAQAPPVNGHAIEVRLCAEDPAHGWRPATGTLRRFAVPGVAVEFGGLTRPGLRLDSGVAAGSTVGVHYDSMLAKLVAWGPTRTQAARLLAGALARAELHGVTTNRDLLVRVLRSPEFLAAEVDTGFLDRHPEVFAPLLPADEVSLTALAAALASAAARRAAAPVLGSLPSGWRNVPASPQVTRFAGADGEIEVRYRLDRAGGLAEWSIDPSDERAVALVGAAPDRVVLDVDGVRRAYRVHRVGSEVFVDGPEGATSLTELPRLPLPTAEVAAGSLLAPLPGTVTRRHVEVGRRVTAGDLLLTLEAMKLEHPVLAPVDGVVTDLPVPAGGQVETRTVLAVVDPIQEDA, from the coding sequence ATGATCACCAGACTGCTGGTCGCCAACCGGGGGGAGATCGCCCGCCGGGTCTTCGCCACCTGCCGGGCGCTCGGCGTCGAGACCGTCGCCGTGCACTCCGACGCGGACGCCGACGCGCCGTTCGTCGCCGAGGCCGACCACGTCGTACGCCTGGCCGGGAACACGCCCGCCGAGACGTACCTGCGGATCGACCTGATCCTCGACGCGGCCCGCCGGTCGGGCGCGGACGCCGTGCACCCCGGCTACGGCTTCCTCGCCGAGAACGCCGGGTTCGCGACGGCGGTGACCGACGCCGGGCTGACCTGGGTCGGCCCACCGGCCGCCGCGATCGCCGCGATGGGCGACAAGATGGCGGCCAAGGAGTTGCTCGCGAGGGCCGGCGTGCCGGTGCTGCCGACCTGGACCGACCCGGACGCGGTCACCGACTTCCCGGTGCTGGTCAAGGCGTCCGCCGGTGGCGGTGGGCGGGGCATGCGCGTGGTCCGGGACGCCGCCGACCTGGCCGGGGCGCTCGCCTCCGCCCGCCGCGAGTCGGCGGCGGCGTTCGGCGACGGCACGGTCTTCGTCGAGCGGTACGTCGAGCGCGGTCGCCACGTCGAGGTGCAGATCTTCGGTGACCGCCACGGCACGGTCGCCGCGCAGGGGGTACGCGAGTGCTCGATCCAGCGACGACACCAGAAGCTCGTCGAGGAGGCGCCCGGTGTCCTCGCGCCCGACCTGCGGGAACGGCTGCACGAGGCGGCGGTGGCCGCCGGACGGGCGGTCGGCTACGTGGGCGCGGGCACGGTGGAGTTCCTGCTCGCTCCGACCGGCGAGTTCTTCTTCCTGGAGATGAACACCCGGCTCCAGGTCGAGCACCCGGTCACCGAACTCACCACCGGCCTGGACCTGGTCCGGCTGCAACTGCTGGTGGCCGAGGGTGAGCCGCTGCCGTTCGCACAGGCCCCGCCGGTCAACGGTCACGCGATCGAGGTACGCCTCTGCGCCGAGGACCCGGCACACGGCTGGCGACCGGCGACCGGCACCCTGCGCCGGTTCGCCGTGCCCGGGGTGGCCGTCGAGTTCGGCGGCCTCACGCGCCCCGGCCTGCGGTTGGACTCCGGCGTGGCGGCCGGCTCGACGGTCGGGGTGCACTACGACTCGATGCTGGCGAAGCTGGTGGCCTGGGGGCCGACCCGTACCCAGGCGGCCCGGCTGCTGGCCGGCGCGCTGGCCCGCGCCGAACTGCACGGCGTGACCACCAACCGGGACCTGCTGGTCCGGGTGCTGCGCAGCCCCGAGTTCCTGGCCGCCGAGGTCGACACCGGTTTCCTCGACCGGCACCCGGAGGTCTTCGCCCCGCTGCTGCCCGCCGACGAGGTGTCGCTGACCGCGCTCGCCGCCGCGCTCGCCTCGGCCGCCGCCCGCCGCGCCGCGGCGCCGGTGCTCGGTTCCCTCCCGTCCGGCTGGCGGAACGTCCCCGCGTCCCCCCAGGTCACCCGTTTCGCCGGGGCGGACGGCGAGATCGAGGTCCGGTACCGGCTGGACCGCGCCGGCGGGCTCGCCGAGTGGTCCATCGACCCGTCGGACGAACGGGCCGTCGCCCTGGTCGGGGCCGCCCCGGATCGGGTGGTGCTGGACGTCGACGGGGTCCGGCGGGCGTACCGCGTGCACCGGGTGGGGTCGGAGGTCTTCGTGGACGGCCCGGAGGGGGCGACGAGCCTCACCGAGCTGCCGCGCCTGCCGCTGCCCACCGCCGAGGTGGCGGCCGGCTCGCTGCTGGCCCCGCTGCCCGGCACGGTCACCCGCCGGCACGTCGAGGTGGGTCGACGGGTCACCGCCGGGGACCTGCTGCTGACCCTGGAGGCGATGAAGCTCGAACACCCCGTGCTCGCCCCGGTCGACGGCGTCGTCACCGACCTGCCGGTGCCGGCCGGCGGGCAGGTCGAGACGCGCACCGTGCTGGCCGTGGTCGACCCGATCCAGGAGGACGCGTGA
- a CDS encoding MBL fold metallo-hydrolase, which translates to MTGHMTTPAAGLADSLPEWVTLLRAPNPGPMTLDGTNTWLLRAPGRDETVVVDPGPADEEHLARIAAHAPVGFVLITHGHPDHTDGSRRLAELLGGVPVLAADPAHTVDAEPLTEHWEPAGGSGFRIDLVPVPGHTADSVCFLVEHEGERVVLTGDTILGRGTTVVAHPDGDLGDYLASLERLSAYRGVVALPGHGPALADCGAAADYYLAHRRARLDQVRAAVAAGDTTAAEVVARVYADVDRSLWWAAEWSVRAQLEYLGVTPRESGGGEARLDQP; encoded by the coding sequence ATGACGGGGCACATGACGACGCCGGCGGCCGGGCTGGCCGATTCGCTGCCGGAGTGGGTGACGCTGCTACGCGCGCCGAACCCCGGCCCGATGACCCTCGACGGCACCAACACCTGGCTGCTGCGCGCCCCGGGACGGGACGAGACGGTCGTGGTCGACCCGGGCCCCGCCGACGAGGAGCACCTGGCCCGGATCGCCGCCCACGCGCCGGTCGGGTTCGTGCTGATCACCCACGGGCACCCGGACCACACCGACGGCTCCCGCCGCCTGGCCGAGCTGCTCGGCGGGGTTCCGGTGCTCGCCGCCGACCCGGCGCACACCGTCGACGCCGAACCCCTCACCGAGCACTGGGAGCCCGCCGGCGGCTCCGGCTTCCGGATCGACCTGGTGCCCGTCCCCGGGCACACCGCCGACTCGGTCTGCTTCCTCGTCGAGCACGAGGGCGAGCGGGTGGTCCTCACCGGCGACACCATCCTCGGCCGGGGCACCACCGTGGTCGCCCACCCCGACGGCGACCTCGGGGACTACCTGGCCAGCCTGGAACGGCTGTCGGCGTACCGGGGGGTCGTCGCCCTGCCGGGGCACGGCCCGGCGCTGGCCGACTGCGGCGCGGCGGCCGACTACTACCTCGCCCACCGGCGGGCCCGGCTCGACCAGGTCCGGGCGGCGGTCGCCGCCGGTGACACCACCGCCGCCGAGGTGGTCGCCCGGGTCTACGCGGACGTGGACCGTTCGCTGTGGTGGGCCGCCGAGTGGTCGGTCCGGGCCCAGCTGGAGTACCTGGGGGTGACGCCCCGGGAATCCGGCGGCGGAGAAGCGCGGTTGGACCAACCGTGA